The following are encoded together in the Coffea arabica cultivar ET-39 chromosome 1c, Coffea Arabica ET-39 HiFi, whole genome shotgun sequence genome:
- the LOC140005313 gene encoding uncharacterized protein, translated as MEIHFHKRLGCLSFPQLYELSSNPASRVSFHIVRWSARPGCLILNTDGCSKGNPGCSGGGGILRDASGGPILAFSAFFGIRSSLHAEALAMLTGLRMCVKQGFVTVDLQSDSRVLVGIIQRRFRCPWQIRPEIEQIWDLAATGVRVSHCYREANRVADILANVGVSHPQQGYIMYDSTSIISKLAKGEIRLDKLGMSSVRRIVREVERSDRVRDSV; from the coding sequence ATGGAGATTCATTTTCATAAGAGGCTTGGTTGTCTCTCATTTCCTCAGCTCTACGAGTTGTCCAGTAATCCAGCCAGTAGAGTTAGCTTTCACATAGTGCGGTGGTCGGCAAGGCCAGGCTGTTTAATTCTGAATACGGACGGGTGCTCCAAGGGTAACCCAGGGTGTAGTGGGGGAGGTGGTATCTTGCGTGACGCTTCTGGGGGGCCTATCCTGGCTTTCTCGGCTTTCTTCGGCATACGATCGAGTTTACATGCGGAAGCCCTCGCAATGCTAACCGGCCTTCGGATGTGTGTGAAGCAAGGGTTTGTAACAGTAGATCTTCAATCGGATTCTCGGGTGTTAGTGGGGATTATCCAGCGTCGCTTCCGGTGTCCGTGGCAGATCCGGCCTGAGATAGAGCAAATCTGGGACTTGGCAGCTACCGGAGTGAGAGTCTCTCATTGCTACAGAGAAGCCAACCGGGTGGCGGATATTCTGGCCAATGTGGGTGTTTCTCACCCACAGCAGGGTTACATTATGTATGATAGCACTAGCATAATTTCGAAGTTAGCGAAGGGGGAGATTCGTTTAGACAAGCTAGGCATGTCTTCTGTTAGAAGGATAGTAAGGGAGGTGGAGCGGTCAGACCGGGTGCGGGACTCTGTGTAA
- the LOC113739671 gene encoding uncharacterized protein, whose protein sequence is MAVRRSIQRWNREVFGNIFDAVKRAEAGLLRAEGVVETDATEEAQMELHRAQAELRRALAVEEQLWHQKARVRWLQHGDQNSKYFHALVKQRRVQGLIHRVRKADGVWVEDDVDIATEAVAYFTSLFSGEATSQSEGLLNLIPQLITEEDNGVLEEVPTMEEIRRVVFSMDGESAAGPDGFTGKFFTFAWDVIAQDIYRAVGSFFCGAEMPRFITSTSIVLIPKVPNPQDFSKFRPISLCNFFNKVISRILVDRIAPILPRIISPQQTGFVQGRNITENYLLAQELISGMGKKSRRGNIVLKLDMTKAYDRMSWVHITSVLRKFGFGERFIDIVWRLLANVWFSVIINGASHGFFKSSRGLRQGDPLSPVLFVIGAETLSRGLNNLAQQKGYLGFRVSRACPRVTHLAFADDVMIFTNGATAGLKGVMHVLGAYQQSSGQLVNTQKSGYLVHPSLTPSRRRVFVHGGKVNLDSACAFVCSGPPALGCGVTCFAFQIGGKGVRELPMGCFGRRHEFRAGSSLWASFMRAKYCRDLHPCEVELSRHDSGTWRRMATVAPTLSFTDFIVNGKWSSSLLSLALPPDLVPSVVSLPIPYGGRADEPIWRLTSSGEFSVASAFEEVRQARCPSFVHSHLWHPRIPLKISLFMLRLLLGRLPLPDVLCKMGFQMRPSKCWCCPEGACETVEHAFSEGQAAKEVWSYFTGLCDIMYGGSSLRARVVAWWMSSPCSAYRRLIFRLLPSFICWHIWRARNASMFEGVRMHSKTIC, encoded by the exons ATGGCGGTGAGGAGGAGTATTCAGAGATGGAATAGGGAGGTCTTTGGTAATATCTTTGATGCGGTCAAGAGAGCGGAGGCAGGGCTCCTAAGAGCCGAGGGAGTTGTTGAGACTGATGCCACTGAGGAAGCACAGATGGAGTTACACAGGGCCCAAGCGGAGCTAAGACGAGCACTAGCAGTGGAGGAGCAATTATGGCACCAGAAGGCCAGGGTACGATGGTTACAGCATGGGGACCAGAACTCTAAGTATTTTCATGCGTTAGTAAAGCAGAGGCGGGTGCAAGGGTTGATACATAGGGTGAGGAAGGCTGATGGAGTATGGGTGGAGGATGATGTTGACATTGCAACCGAGGCGGTTGCATATTTCACTAGTTTGTTCTCGGGTGAAGCTACGTCTCAATCGGAAGGATTGCTCAACTTGATCCCACAGTTGATAACGGAGGAGGACAATGGGGTTTTAGAAGAGGTTCCCACCATGGAAGAAATTAGACGAGTGGTATTCTCCATGGATGGGGAGAGTGCTGCGGGCCCGGATGGCTTCACAGGGAAGTTCTTCACCTTCGCTTGGGACGTCATTGCTCAGGATATCTACAGGGCGGTTGGGAGTTTCTTTTGTGGGGCGGAGATGCCTCGTTTCATTACCTCTACATCCATAGTGCTAATTCCCAAGGTTCCTAATCCCCAAGATTTCTCGAAGTTTCGGCCCATCAGTCTGTGTAATTTTTTCAATAAGGTGATTTCCAGGATCCTGGTGGACCGGATTGCTCCGATTTTACCAAGAATCATCTCTCCCCAACAAACAGGCTTTGTCCAAGGGCGTAATATCACGGAAAACTATTTGTTGGCCCAGGAGCTAATCTCGGGCATGGGGAAAAAGTCAAGGAGGGGAAATATAGTGCTAAAATTGGATATGACAAAAGCCTATGATCGAATGTCTTGGGTACACATTACTTCGGTTTTGCGGAAGTTTGGGTTTGGGGAAAGGTTTATTGACATAGTATGGCGTCTTCTGGCAAATGTTTGGTTCTCAGTGATCATCAACGGGGCGTCCCACGGATTCTTTAAGTCTAGCAGGGGTCTTAGGCAAGGGGATCCTCTGTCTCCTGTATTGTTTGTTATTGGAGCAGAGACGTTATCCAGGGGTTTGAATAACCTAGCTCAACAGAAGGGTTATTTGGGGTTTCGGGTTTCGAGGGCTTGTCCCAGAGTCACGCACCTTGCTTTTGCAGATGATGTAATGATTTTTACAAATGGGGCTACTGCGGGGTTAAAGGGCGTCATGCACGTTTTAGGGGCATATCAGCAGTCCTCCGGCCAACTGGTGAATACGCAAAAGAGTGGCTATTTAGTTCATCCGTCGTTGACCCCAAGCCGCAGAAGG GTTTTTGTCCACGGGGGGAAAGTTAACCTTGATTCGGCATGTGCTTTTGTCTGTTCCGGTCCACCTGCTCTCGGCTGCGGTGTTACCTGCTTCGCTTTTCAGATTGGTGGAAAAGGTGTGCGCGAACTTCCTATGGGGTGCTTCGGACGAAGGCACGAG TTTAGGGCCGGATCATCACTCTGGGCGAGCTTTATGCGTGCTAAATATTGTCGAGACCTCCATCCGTGCGAGGTGGAGCTGAGTCGTCACGACTCCGGCACTTGGCGGAGAATG GCTACGGTGGCCCCAACCCTCTCCTTTACTGACTTCATCGTTAACGGAAAGTGGAGCTCAAGTTTACTCTCCCTAGCTCTTCCCCCTGACTTAGTTCCTTCTGTTGTATCACTCCCGATCCCTTACGGTGGTCGAGCGGATGAGCCCATATGGAGATTGACTTCGTCTGGCGAATTTTCAGTGGCTTCGGCTTTCGAGGAGGTTCGACAGGCTCGTTGCCCTTCTTTCGTCCATTCTCATCTCTGGCATCCTCGCATCCCGTTGAAAATCTCTCTCTTCATGCTGCGGTTGTTGTTGGGGAGGTTGCCACTCCCTGATGTGTTGTGTAAAATGGGGTTTCAGATGAGGCCATCTAAATGTTGGTGCTGCCCGGAGGGAGCGTGCGAGACGGTGGAACATGCATTTTCTGAGGGGCAGGCGGCTAAGGAGGTGTGGTCCTATTTTACTGGTTTGTGCGATATTATGTATGGCGGGTCGTCTTTGCGGGCGAGGGTCGTGGCTTGGTGGATGTCGTCTCCGTGTTCAGCATACAGGCGGCTTATCTTCAGGTTGCTGCCGAGTTTCATTTGCTGGCACATTTGGAGGGCGCGGAACGCATCGATGTTTGAAGGGGTCCGGATGCACTCAAAAACCATTTGTTAA